CGGATGACTGGATCATCGATCCTTTGCCGGTGCTGCTCGAAGCGGCGTGAATGCAGCTCAAAATTTAAGTTGAGGGAGTGAAAAGAATGTACTGGGAACAGAAGGGGCGGGTGAACACTGCAGCAACGGCGGAACTGGCCGTGAAGAGAGCGCAGGAACTCAAGATCCGCCACCTCGTGGTTGCCTCCAACAGCGGCTTTACTGTTGAGCACTTCCTGGACAAGGGCCTGGAGGTGGTCTGCGTCACCCACCACGTGGGGTTCACGGGGCCCGGGGAGGACGAGATGTCCGCCCAGGTGAGGCAGCGCCTGCAGGACAAAGGCGTGAAAATCCTGACCACCACCCACCTCCTGGCGGGGGTCGACCGCGCCCTGCGCAATAAGTTCGGCGGCGTCTACCCGGCGGAAATCATCGCCCAGACGCTCCGGATGTTCGGACAGGGCGTGAAGGTCTGTGTGGAAATTGCCGGAATGGCCCTTGATGCCGGACTCATCCCCTACGGGGAAGAGGTGATCGCAGTTGGAGGCTCCGGGACCGGCGCCGACACTGCAGTGGTCATCGTCCCTGCCCATTCCAACAACTTCTTCGACACCAAGATCAAGGAGATCATCTGCAAGCCCCGGGAGTTTTAGGAGCGTTTCTTCTTCTGAATTCCGCTGTGCCTTTCGATGTAGTATTCTCCCTTGATGAGGAGTTCGGAGATGGGTACAATCCTGTAGCCCTGCTCCTTGAGCTCTTTGAGGATGACCGGAAGCGCCTCGGGGGTGTACCGGGCGTTGTTGTGAAAGAGCACGATGGCGCCGGGGTGGGCAAGCTGCAGAACACGGTCGACCACCGCCTCGGCGCCGGCTTCCTGCCAGTCCAGGGAATCGACGCTCCACTGGATGACCTCATACCCCAGGCTGCGGGCGGTCCGGATCACATCGTTGCTGTATTCCCCGAACGGAGGGCGGAAAAGCCGCGTCCGCTTCCCGGTCAACCTGTAGATCATCTCTTCGTTCTCCAGCAGCTCCTTTTTCAGCTCCTCCTGAGACAGGGAGGCGCAGTGGGGATGGGTTGTGCTGTGGTTCCCCAGCTCGTGCCCTGCGGCAGCGATTTTCTTCACCACTTCCGGGTATTTTTTCACCCAGATTCCGGTCAGAAAAAAGGTCGTTTTCAGGTCGTGTTCTTTCAAAATCTCCAGCAAGCGAGGGGTGTAATCGGCCCCCCAGGCCGCATCAAAGGAAATGGCGAGCTTTTTTTCTTTCGTATCAACCGCGTAAATGGGAACCTCCCGGTCGAGCCCTGCCAGAACGCCGGCGACCCGCCCCGCCAGCCCGGTGCAACAAAAGATCCCGGCCAGGAAAACCATCCCGGCAACGGCTCCCCAACGCAGCAGGACATGCCTCCTTAAAAAAATTAAGCGCACGGGACCACCTCCCCTGCTTTCTTCTAGAAGTATTTTATTCCGGCGGAGGCGGCATCATGCGCTTTTTTCTTTTTCGCAGCCGAAACTTTTACGGCAGAACAAAGACTCCTTTCAGCATATCCTGCTGCTTGGCCCGGGAAATGGCATCCTGCACCTGGTCCAGGTGAAACCGGTCCGAAATCAGGTCATCCACAACAATCCTTCCCTCCCCAAGCAGCTTTAGGGCGGCCTCGAAATCGGCCGGGGTGGAGGCGAAATTCCCCGTAATCACGATCTCTTCGTTGCGGATACGGGCAGGGTCGAGCTGGATGAAACCCGCCGCGGGCCCCCCGAAAATGTTCAGGATCCCGCCTTTCCGCACCATCGGCAGGGATGCTTCGATCACCTCGGGGATGCCCAGAGCAATGATCACAACCTCCGCCCCGTCGCCCCGCGTTATTTTCTTGACTTCTTTCACGGGATCAACCCGCCCGGCGTCAATCACCTCGTCGGCGCCCATCTGGGCGGCGTAATTCAAGCGTCTGGCCAGCTTGTCGATCATGATCACCTGCGCCCCTTTTTCCTTGTTCACCTTGAGGTGAAGGAGCCCCATCGGGCCCGATCCCACGACCACCACGCGGGCTCCGGGAGCCACCCGGTTGGTGCGGGCGGCTGCCACGCAGCAGGACAGGGGTTCGGTAAGCGCGGCGGCCTCAAAGCTTAAATGCTCAGGGATCGGAAGAATCCCCCCGTGCGCCACGATCTGGCGCGGGATCAGCACATACTCTGCAAACCCCCCGGTGATCCCGTCGGCCAGCCCAAACCTCTGGCTGCACAGATTCTGCCGGCCCTGCAGGCAGTAGTCGCACCTCCCGCAAAACGCATAAGGGAAAACCACAACCCTCTGGCCGCTCTCGAAGCCGGCCGCATGTTTCCCCACGGCCGCAATCTCACCGGCAACTTCATGCCCCAGAATCTGCGGAAGCCTGCGGGGCGCCCCCTGGCCCAGGAGGCTCTTGATGTCGTCGGCCGAAATCCCTGCAGCCCGGACGCGGAGCACCACCTCGCCGGGCCCCGGGCAGGGATCGGGAACCTCCTCAAGCCTGATGTCGTTTTTTCCGTACATTACTGCGGCCTTCACGATTAGCCCTCCTCTTTTTCTGTTCTCATCTTTGAATGCCTTGCGCCGGGATTACAGGTTTTCCTGCCTTTTATAATTTCTCACCCGCTGCACGAGATCCCGGATCTTTGAAGGGTCCTTCTTCCCGGGGAAGGTTTCGACCCCGCTGGAAAGATCCACCCCGGCAGGGTTTACAAGATCCAGGGCCGCCTGGACGTTCTCCGGATTGATCCCCCCGGCCAGAAAAACGGGGCCGGGCGCTTCTGCAACAAGAAGACGCGCCAGTTCCCAGTCGTGCTGCAAACCCGTCCCCCCGCGTTGCAAAACATCCCCCCGCCTGACCGCCGTATCCAGGACCGCAGCCTGGGCCCCGGCCCGAAAGCAGCAGGCCATCATTTTTGCGAGCGCGGCAGAAGAAAGGTTTGCCCCGGAACTTCCGGCAGGAGGGAGGTGAAAGGACTGCCAGATCGCGAGAGAAGGGAAAGCATCCCGAAGCCTTCGGATCAGGTCGGGGTGGGGCTCCGCCAGCAGCTGCAGGCCGTAAGGGGAAATCTCCGTCCCGATCCGGGACAGGGATGCAAAATCGCTCCGGTCGGTTAAGATCAACACGGGAAGGGGAGAATTCCGCACCAGGGCGCGGGCCTCTTCAAAACCGAGGCGCCGGGGTGAAGAAGAAACCTCCAAAATCACCCCCGCCCAGTCGACGCCCGCTTCTCCAACAGCCTCCAAATCCGCCCGGTTTGTAATGCCGCAGATCTTGATTTGATAAGTTTTCCCCACGGATCCTCCGACCTTCTCTCCCGTAAATAGTCTAGATTATTTTATCATACGTCCCGCTTCTCCGGAACCCCCGACGACCCCGGTTCGTCCGCGCCGGTTTCTCTCAACCCGAGCGTTCTTATCTTGCCGGTTTATGCTAAAATTATCTACAAAGCTTTCTTTTCCGGACCCGAGAAAGAAAAAGGCAGTTTTGTAAATCCTAGAAAAGGAGAGGAATTCATGTTTGGAACCTGCTACTGCCAGAAACTGGAACCGGAAGACTGGCATGAAAGGGAGCACCGCTGGGAAGAGCCCAGGTTCTTTTACCACGTTCCCACGCGCATGGCCCTGCACAACCCCCTTGCCTACAACGAAGACATTTCCCGGGCAATGACCGAGGCCAAGGGAAAAGGCTACATCGTTGCACCAGATGCCCTGATTCTCCTCAAGAGCGGCCTGTTCCGGGGGGAAATTTTTCTCGAGGTCCGGCTCCCCCAGGGGATACAGGACCGGCACCGGACCGGCCCCCCGCCCGCCTCCTGCCGCCGCCTCCGGGGGCGCTTTTACACAATCGTTTCCGGCGCGCCCCTCTCCCAAATGGGTGCTGTCATCGAAAAACTCCTCGCAGATTTGAAGAAAAAGGGAGAAAGGGTGGAGGACCTCTACCTCTGCCTGGGTTCCTGCCCGCTCTGCAGCAGGGAAAAAGGGAATCTCACGGCAATCATTGCCCAACTGGCAGGAAGAACAGAGGTTAAAAATCCGGCGAAAGGGACATAATCACTGCTGGAAAACCCGGAAACATTTCCCGGGCCTGGGGCTGCTAACGTTGTTAACGTGCTCTCAAAAAAGTGTTGACAAGGAACACCTTAATCTGTATATTTATCATAGATTTATTAGCACTCAACTTCAGAGAGTGCTAACAGCTGCACAGAAACCTTTCAGCAAAACAAACCATTTTCCTAAGGAGGGTTGCTAATGCTGAGGCCACTTGGTGACCACGTGGTGGTGAAGCCTCTCTCAAGGGAGGAAAAAACAGAAGGAGGGATCATCCTGCCCGACACCGCGAAGGAAAAGCCCCAGGAGGGAGAAGTGATCGCCGTGGGGCCGGGTCGTCTCCTTGAAAACGGAACCCGTGTTCAGCCCGAAGTGAAGGTGGGCGACAGGGTAGTTTACGCAAAATACGGAGGCACCGAGGTCAAAATCGAAGGTGTCGAGTATCTCATCATGCGGGAAAGCGACATTTTGGCCGTTAAAGAATAAAATTTCGAACTGCCGCTGAATTTCAAATCGAGGAGGTAATCAACTGATGGCTGCCAAGCAGATCATTTTCAACGTCGACGCAAGGCGCAAGCTCGAAAGAGGCGTCAACATTGTGGCGGAGGCTGTAAAAGCAACGCTGGGGCCTAAAGGCCGGAACGTTGTGCTGGAGAAGAAATTCGGCTCTCCAACTATCACCAAAGACGGAGTAACCGTTGCCAAGGAAATTGAACTGGAAGACCCCTATGAAAACATGGGGGCCCAGCTCTGCAAGGAGGTCGCCTCCAAGACCAATGACGTTGCCGGGGACGGGACGACAACGGCAACCGTGCTCGCCCAGGCAATCGTGACCGAGGGCCTGAAAAACGTCACCGCCGGCGCAAACCCCATCTTCCTGAAGCGCGGGATTGACAGGGCCGTCGAAAAGGCGGTCGAAGAAATGAAGAAGTACAGCATCCCGGTAGAGACCAAGGAGTCAATCTCCCACGTCGCCGCCATTGCCGGAAACGACAAAGAAATCGGAAACCTGATCGCCGAAGCGATGGACAAAGTGGGCAAAGACGGGGTCATCACCGTTGAAGAATCAAAAGGAATCGAGACCACAGTTGAAGTCGTGGAAGGGATGGAATTCGACCGCGGCTACATCTCCCCCTACTTCATCACCAACCCCGAAGCCATGGAAGTAGAACTTGAAGAGCCCTACATCCTGATCCACGAGAAGAAGATCTCCGCCATCGCGGACTTCCTCCCCCTCCTGGAGAAGGTCGTCCGGACCGGCAAGCCGCTCCTGGTGATTGCCGAAGACGTGGAGGGCGAAGCGCTCGCCACCCTGGTGGTCAACAAGCTGCGGGGGATTTTAACCTGCGCGGCCGTGAAGGCGCCAGCCTTCGGAGACCGCCGCAAGGCCATGCTGGAGGACATTGCGATCTTAACAGGCGGCACCTTCATTTCCGAAGACATGGGTTACAAACTTGAAAACGTTGACATCTCCATGCTCGGCCGGGCGAAGAAGGTCAAGATCGGCAAGGAGAAGACCACCATCGTTGAAGGCTATGGCTCTTCCGACGCCGTGAAGGCGCGCGTCAACCAGATCAAGACCCAGATCGAGGAAACAACCTCCGACTACGACAGAGAAAAGCTCCAGGAGCGCCTCGCGAAGCTGGCCGGCGGCGTCGCCGTAATCAAGGTGGGAGCCGCCACCGAAACCGAACTTAAGGAGAAGAAGCACCGGATCGAGGATGCCCTCTCTGCAACCCGCGCTGCGGTTGAGGAAGGGATCATCCCCGGCGGAGGCACAACTCTCGTTAACATCATCCCCGCTTTAGACGAAATTAAGGCTGAGGGCGACGAGCTGGTCGGGGTCAAGATCGTGCGCCGCGCCCTGGAAGAACCGCTCCGGCAGATCGCCGAAAACGCCGGCTTCGAAGGCTCGGTCGTCATCGAGCGCGTCAAGAACGAAAAGCCGGGAATCGGCTTCGACGCCATGGCCGAAGACTACGTGGATATGGTGAAGGCGGGCATCGTCGACCCGTTAAAGGTCACCCGGAGCGCGCTCCAGAACGCGGCCAGCATCGCCTCCATGCTCCTGACCACCGAGGCGCTGGTCACAGAAATTCCCCAGAAGAAGGAAAAGACCCCACCCTACCCCAGCCCGGACATGGAGTACTAAAACCAGAGCGCTAAACCAGCAGGCAGCGCAAGACTGCCGCAAGGCCCCCCGGCTCCCACCGGGGGGCTCTAATTTTTTCCTGTCACCCACCATGCATCCTTAGTATCCTTTTATCTGAGTTGTCCCCAGTTTCCGGGGCACCAAACTTAGCTCAGATCCTTTTGTTTGTTGCTCGTGAGAATAAAGTAAAATATAACTGGGCCCGCAGCAAAACGTCAACTCCTGACTGTCTGCCTGGTTGACTTTTTGGGGCCGCCAGGGTAAAATGAAAGAAAATTTCTGGGAGGG
The window above is part of the Bacillota bacterium genome. Proteins encoded here:
- a CDS encoding alcohol dehydrogenase catalytic domain-containing protein; the protein is MKAAVMYGKNDIRLEEVPDPCPGPGEVVLRVRAAGISADDIKSLLGQGAPRRLPQILGHEVAGEIAAVGKHAAGFESGQRVVVFPYAFCGRCDYCLQGRQNLCSQRFGLADGITGGFAEYVLIPRQIVAHGGILPIPEHLSFEAAALTEPLSCCVAAARTNRVAPGARVVVVGSGPMGLLHLKVNKEKGAQVIMIDKLARRLNYAAQMGADEVIDAGRVDPVKEVKKITRGDGAEVVIIALGIPEVIEASLPMVRKGGILNIFGGPAAGFIQLDPARIRNEEIVITGNFASTPADFEAALKLLGEGRIVVDDLISDRFHLDQVQDAISRAKQQDMLKGVFVLP
- the groES gene encoding co-chaperone GroES, whose product is MLRPLGDHVVVKPLSREEKTEGGIILPDTAKEKPQEGEVIAVGPGRLLENGTRVQPEVKVGDRVVYAKYGGTEVKIEGVEYLIMRESDILAVKE
- the groL gene encoding chaperonin GroEL (60 kDa chaperone family; promotes refolding of misfolded polypeptides especially under stressful conditions; forms two stacked rings of heptamers to form a barrel-shaped 14mer; ends can be capped by GroES; misfolded proteins enter the barrel where they are refolded when GroES binds), which translates into the protein MAAKQIIFNVDARRKLERGVNIVAEAVKATLGPKGRNVVLEKKFGSPTITKDGVTVAKEIELEDPYENMGAQLCKEVASKTNDVAGDGTTTATVLAQAIVTEGLKNVTAGANPIFLKRGIDRAVEKAVEEMKKYSIPVETKESISHVAAIAGNDKEIGNLIAEAMDKVGKDGVITVEESKGIETTVEVVEGMEFDRGYISPYFITNPEAMEVELEEPYILIHEKKISAIADFLPLLEKVVRTGKPLLVIAEDVEGEALATLVVNKLRGILTCAAVKAPAFGDRRKAMLEDIAILTGGTFISEDMGYKLENVDISMLGRAKKVKIGKEKTTIVEGYGSSDAVKARVNQIKTQIEETTSDYDREKLQERLAKLAGGVAVIKVGAATETELKEKKHRIEDALSATRAAVEEGIIPGGGTTLVNIIPALDEIKAEGDELVGVKIVRRALEEPLRQIAENAGFEGSVVIERVKNEKPGIGFDAMAEDYVDMVKAGIVDPLKVTRSALQNAASIASMLLTTEALVTEIPQKKEKTPPYPSPDMEY
- a CDS encoding polysaccharide deacetylase family protein, with the protein product MRLIFLRRHVLLRWGAVAGMVFLAGIFCCTGLAGRVAGVLAGLDREVPIYAVDTKEKKLAISFDAAWGADYTPRLLEILKEHDLKTTFFLTGIWVKKYPEVVKKIAAAGHELGNHSTTHPHCASLSQEELKKELLENEEMIYRLTGKRTRLFRPPFGEYSNDVIRTARSLGYEVIQWSVDSLDWQEAGAEAVVDRVLQLAHPGAIVLFHNNARYTPEALPVILKELKEQGYRIVPISELLIKGEYYIERHSGIQKKKRS
- a CDS encoding phosphoribosylanthranilate isomerase; this encodes MGKTYQIKICGITNRADLEAVGEAGVDWAGVILEVSSSPRRLGFEEARALVRNSPLPVLILTDRSDFASLSRIGTEISPYGLQLLAEPHPDLIRRLRDAFPSLAIWQSFHLPPAGSSGANLSSAALAKMMACCFRAGAQAAVLDTAVRRGDVLQRGGTGLQHDWELARLLVAEAPGPVFLAGGINPENVQAALDLVNPAGVDLSSGVETFPGKKDPSKIRDLVQRVRNYKRQENL